The following proteins are encoded in a genomic region of Coffea eugenioides isolate CCC68of chromosome 6, Ceug_1.0, whole genome shotgun sequence:
- the LOC113774042 gene encoding uncharacterized protein LOC113774042 has product MILQTAVDGVHCKTFPMFLKGKARLWFQGLAPGSIRNFPELARQFAAQFVSWKTYSKNVTHLMAIRQKPDESLRNFMTRFNTESLQIRDKDEKVVMAAFMNGLRMEELFLKLAEKPPGDLEELLTRAHAAANAEEAARLKRESDRELGDRRVRVNPPENKDGPAKKNVFDRLSKDKAPAQPLLPEKGYIPLARPRAQVLAVMEAEGLVGRPPNMRTPRNKRNQDRYCAFHRNVGHDTGGAGPCERR; this is encoded by the coding sequence ATGATCCTGCAAACCGCTGTGGATGGGGTCCACTGCAAAACCTTCCCCATGTTCCTGAAGGGGAAGGCTCGACTCTGGTTCCAAGGTCTGGCACCGGGGTCCATCCGGAATTTCCCCGAACTGGCCAGGCAGTTCGCCGCCCAGTTCGTCTCCTGGAAAACTTACTCGAAAAACGTGACTCACCTGATGGCAATCAGGCAGAAGCCGGACGAGTCCCTGAGGAACTTCATGACCCGCTTCAACACGGAGAGCTTGCAGATCAGGGACAAGGATGAAAAGGTGGTCATGGCCGCCTTCATGAACGGGCTCAGGATGGAAGAGCTATTTCTCAAGCTCGCCGAAAAGCCTCCCGGAGACCTGGAAGAGCTCTTGACCAGGGCGCACGCAGCCGCTAATGCGGAGGAGGCTGCTCGCCTGAAGAGAGAGTCAGATCGGGAGCTCGGAGATCGGAGAGTACGAGTAAACCCGCCCGAGAATAAGGACGGCCCGGCCAAAAAGAATGTTTTTGACCGGCTCTCAAAGGATAAAGCCCCCGCTCAACCGCTGCTTCCAGAAAAAGGATACATCCCCCTAGCTCGGCCCAGAGCCCAAGTTCTGGCCGTTATGGAGGCGGAGGGCTTAGTGGGGCGGCCACCTAATATGAGGACACCCCGGAACAAGAGGAATCAGGACCGGTACTGTGCCTTCCACCGTAATGTTGGACATGATACGGGGGGTGCTGGACCCTGCGAAAGGAGATAG